In Rhodobacter xanthinilyticus, a single window of DNA contains:
- a CDS encoding error-prone DNA polymerase, whose product MSYAELCVTSNFTFLTGASHPEELVTRAAELGLEAIAITDRNSLAGVVRAFRALQILRDEAAEAVRIRSQHRLDSCSRQEIGAPQDIPRPAAPRLPRLIVGTRLVLRDSALDWLALPTDLAAYQRLCRLLTLGKRRAEKGGCHLDLADLLEGGAGLILIGLPRDLTQAGADLQTLRRRFPGDVYLGAAPRYDGSDQAWLAACAALALRCATPMVAVGDVLMHRAARRQLADVLTCLREGCTIDTIGTRALPNAERRLKGAPDMQRLFHDHPAALRRTLEIATRCGFDLSELSYQYPDETAEGGETPMARLTRLAQEGLARRYPAGPTEKARRLLAKELAVVAELNYPAYFLTVHDIVQFARSRGILCQGRGSAANSILCYLLGITDVAPEMIGMVFERFISRHRGEPPDIDVDFEHERREEVIQWIYARYGRHRAGLCATVIHFRTRAAIREVGKVMGLSQDVTAGLSGQIWGSSSAGPAPERIRELGLDPGDRRLAQTLRLIGEIIGFPRHLSQHVGGFVITRGRLDELCPIENAAMADRTLIEWDKDDIDTLGILKVDILALGMLSCIRKAFALLAQHERRALTLATVPPEDPETYRMLQRADAVGVFQVESRAQMNFLPRMKPREFYDLVIEVAIVRPGPIQGGMVQPYIRRRQGLEAPEPFGPALEEVTRRTLGVPLFQEQALQIAVVGAGYSAEAADHLRRSLASFRRMGTIGEHRDTFIAGMLANGYSPEVAARCFGQIEGFADYGFPESHAAAFALLVYVSAWLKCHHPAIFACALLNAQPMGFYAPAQIVRDAREHQVEVRPICVNHSAWDNTLERRADGALALRLGFRQIKGFRQEDAARIAAARANGYRDPESVWLRAQVAPAALERLAEADAFAAMGLTRRDALWQVRAIRAPAQLPLFNDPLDGEAIHEPAVSLPQMHLGEEVVEDYIATRLTLRAHPMELLRPSMPGLTRHDALATAPLRRTTVCGLVITRQRPGTASGVVFLTLEDETGVSNIVIWKKVFARFRRAVMGGRLLRVTGRLEREGIVVHLIAEEIEDLSHRLADLGHPLPEVIGLTGPQADDAPRPPRPAPRARHPREQAKRLFPSRDFR is encoded by the coding sequence ATGAGCTACGCCGAGCTTTGTGTCACCTCGAATTTCACCTTCCTGACCGGCGCCTCGCACCCCGAGGAGCTGGTCACCCGCGCCGCCGAGCTCGGCCTCGAGGCGATCGCGATCACCGATCGCAACTCGCTCGCGGGGGTGGTGCGGGCCTTCCGCGCGCTTCAGATCCTGCGCGACGAGGCCGCCGAGGCGGTGCGGATCCGCTCGCAGCACCGCCTCGACAGCTGCTCGCGCCAGGAGATCGGCGCGCCGCAGGATATCCCCCGCCCGGCCGCGCCGCGCCTGCCGCGGCTGATCGTGGGCACCCGCCTCGTGCTGCGCGACAGCGCGCTCGATTGGCTCGCGCTGCCGACCGATCTGGCGGCCTATCAGCGGCTCTGCCGGCTCCTGACGCTGGGCAAGCGGCGCGCGGAGAAGGGCGGCTGCCACCTCGATCTCGCCGATCTGCTGGAGGGCGGCGCCGGGCTGATCCTGATCGGGCTGCCCCGCGATCTGACGCAGGCCGGCGCCGATCTTCAGACCCTGCGGCGGCGGTTTCCGGGCGATGTCTATCTCGGCGCCGCGCCGCGCTATGATGGCTCGGATCAGGCCTGGCTCGCGGCCTGTGCGGCGCTCGCGCTGCGCTGCGCCACGCCGATGGTGGCGGTGGGCGATGTGCTGATGCACCGCGCCGCGCGCCGCCAGCTCGCCGATGTGCTGACCTGCCTGCGCGAGGGCTGCACGATCGACACGATCGGCACCCGCGCCCTGCCCAATGCCGAGCGCCGCCTGAAAGGCGCGCCCGACATGCAGCGCCTCTTCCACGACCACCCCGCCGCGCTGCGCCGCACGCTCGAGATCGCCACCCGCTGCGGCTTCGATCTCTCCGAGCTGAGCTACCAATACCCCGACGAGACCGCCGAGGGCGGCGAGACCCCGATGGCGCGGCTGACCCGGCTCGCGCAGGAGGGCCTCGCGCGGCGCTACCCCGCCGGCCCGACCGAAAAGGCGCGCAGGCTGCTCGCCAAGGAGCTCGCCGTCGTCGCGGAGCTGAACTACCCGGCCTATTTCCTGACCGTCCACGATATCGTGCAGTTCGCCCGCTCGCGCGGGATCCTGTGTCAGGGCCGCGGCTCGGCGGCCAATTCGATCCTGTGCTACCTGCTCGGCATCACCGATGTCGCCCCCGAGATGATCGGCATGGTCTTCGAGCGTTTCATCTCGCGCCACCGCGGCGAGCCGCCCGATATCGACGTCGATTTCGAACATGAGCGGCGCGAGGAGGTGATCCAGTGGATCTACGCCCGCTACGGCCGCCACCGCGCCGGGCTCTGCGCGACCGTGATCCATTTCCGCACCCGCGCCGCGATCCGCGAGGTGGGCAAGGTGATGGGGCTGAGCCAGGACGTGACGGCGGGCCTCTCGGGCCAGATCTGGGGCTCGTCCTCCGCGGGCCCCGCCCCCGAGCGGATCCGCGAGCTCGGCCTCGACCCGGGCGACCGGCGGCTCGCCCAGACCCTGCGCCTGATCGGCGAGATCATCGGCTTTCCGCGCCACCTGTCGCAACATGTCGGCGGTTTCGTGATCACCCGCGGCCGGCTCGATGAGCTCTGCCCGATCGAGAATGCCGCGATGGCCGATCGCACCTTGATCGAATGGGACAAGGACGACATCGACACGCTGGGCATCCTCAAGGTCGATATTCTGGCGCTCGGCATGCTCAGCTGCATCCGCAAGGCCTTCGCGCTGCTCGCCCAGCATGAGCGGCGCGCGCTCACGCTCGCCACCGTGCCGCCCGAAGACCCCGAGACCTACCGCATGTTGCAGCGCGCCGATGCGGTCGGCGTCTTTCAGGTGGAAAGCCGCGCGCAGATGAATTTCCTGCCGCGGATGAAGCCGCGCGAGTTTTACGACCTCGTGATCGAGGTGGCGATCGTGCGCCCCGGGCCCATTCAGGGCGGCATGGTCCAGCCCTATATCCGCCGCCGCCAGGGCCTCGAGGCGCCCGAACCCTTCGGCCCCGCGCTCGAGGAGGTCACCCGCCGCACCCTCGGCGTGCCGCTCTTTCAGGAACAGGCGTTGCAGATCGCGGTGGTGGGCGCGGGCTACAGCGCCGAAGCGGCCGACCATCTGCGCCGCTCGCTGGCCAGCTTCCGCCGGATGGGCACGATCGGCGAGCACCGCGACACGTTCATCGCCGGGATGCTGGCGAATGGCTACAGCCCCGAGGTCGCGGCGCGCTGTTTTGGCCAGATCGAGGGCTTTGCCGATTACGGCTTCCCCGAGAGCCATGCCGCGGCCTTCGCGCTTCTGGTCTATGTCTCGGCCTGGCTGAAATGCCACCACCCGGCGATCTTCGCCTGCGCGCTGCTCAATGCCCAGCCGATGGGCTTTTACGCCCCCGCCCAGATCGTGCGCGACGCGCGCGAGCATCAGGTCGAGGTCCGCCCGATCTGCGTCAACCACAGCGCCTGGGACAATACGCTCGAGCGCCGCGCCGATGGCGCGCTGGCGCTGCGGCTCGGGTTTCGCCAGATCAAGGGCTTCCGGCAGGAGGACGCCGCCCGCATCGCCGCGGCGCGCGCCAACGGCTACCGCGACCCCGAGAGCGTCTGGCTGCGCGCGCAGGTGGCGCCGGCTGCGCTCGAACGGCTCGCCGAGGCCGATGCTTTCGCGGCGATGGGCTTGACCCGGCGCGATGCGCTCTGGCAGGTGCGCGCGATCCGGGCGCCCGCGCAACTGCCGCTGTTCAACGACCCGCTCGACGGCGAGGCGATCCATGAGCCCGCGGTCAGCCTGCCGCAGATGCATCTGGGCGAGGAGGTGGTCGAGGATTACATCGCCACGCGGCTGACCCTGCGCGCCCATCCGATGGAGCTGTTGCGCCCCTCGATGCCCGGCCTGACCCGCCATGATGCGCTGGCCACGGCGCCCTTGCGCCGCACCACGGTCTGCGGCCTCGTCATCACCCGCCAGCGCCCCGGCACCGCCTCGGGGGTGGTGTTTCTCACCCTCGAAGATGAAACCGGCGTCAGCAATATCGTGATCTGGAAAAAGGTCTTCGCCCGGTTTCGCCGCGCGGTGATGGGCGGGCGGCTCCTGCGCGTCACCGGCCGGCTGGAGCGCGAGGGGATCGTCGTGCATCTGATCGCCGAGGAGATCGAGGATCTCTCCCATCGCCTCGCCGATCTGGGCCACCCGCTGCCCGAGGTGATCGGCCTGACCGGCCCGCAGGCCGATGACGCGCCGCGCCCGCCGCGGCCCGCCCCGCGCGCCCGCCACCCGCGCGAACAGGCCAAACGCCTGTTCCCGAGCCGCGATTTCCGCTGA
- a CDS encoding sigma-54-dependent Fis family transcriptional regulator, giving the protein MKHARHVEEIERVLEGNPTGRDSFVSASWRRCVELYGMDPMRADPAHIVTEAELREHRKQAEWMIAAARSGLQSLFRQVAGQNYVLLLTDAKGVCVDFFGDDLFTEDLRSAGLYLGSNWSEDLAGTCGVGACIITQAPVTVHQDDHFGNAHTALSCTAAPIFDSLGQLAAVLDISLLRSPAPKTSQSLAMSLVTTAARRVEMANLMAESPRDWVLRLSSSPEFLDVDPEVAVRLDGSGRVLGYTSAARRLFPEGGAILGHRIDEVLGVSVDDLPDLMRDRPTEERVIETRDGGALFGHAIAPKAPRQALPRMRSGGALAGLSGGDPAMARLLDQAERLAPGTVPLLIAGETGTGKTRLARAIHMTSKAQGFLSLDCAGLSAAALGAACQALAGPSTLLLRRIEDLAPETATALAGLLDRQPDLRPLSTCCLEPARVALPRTLFHRLAGAVLSVPPLRMRRDLGWLMERHLRRHAADAVRLSPSARAELMARSWPGNIRELEQVLDVAAALCDGPVIDLHDLPAPVAPSPLAPGPLASGPLAPPAAAAGESLEQVLAACEWNMARAARRLGVNRSTILRRIRAAGLQPPG; this is encoded by the coding sequence ATGAAGCACGCACGGCATGTCGAGGAGATCGAGCGGGTTCTGGAGGGCAACCCGACGGGGCGGGACAGCTTTGTCTCCGCCTCCTGGCGGCGCTGTGTCGAGCTTTACGGCATGGACCCGATGCGCGCCGACCCGGCCCATATCGTCACCGAGGCCGAGCTGCGCGAGCACCGCAAACAGGCCGAATGGATGATCGCCGCGGCGCGCTCGGGGCTGCAATCGCTGTTTCGGCAGGTGGCGGGGCAGAATTACGTCTTGCTGCTGACCGATGCCAAGGGCGTCTGCGTCGATTTCTTCGGCGATGATCTCTTCACCGAGGATCTGCGCTCGGCGGGGCTCTATCTGGGCTCGAACTGGTCGGAGGATCTCGCCGGCACCTGCGGGGTTGGCGCCTGCATCATCACCCAGGCGCCGGTGACCGTCCATCAGGACGACCATTTCGGCAATGCCCATACCGCGCTCTCCTGCACCGCCGCGCCGATCTTCGACAGCCTCGGCCAGCTCGCCGCGGTGCTCGATATCTCGCTTTTGCGCTCGCCCGCGCCCAAGACCAGCCAGAGCCTCGCGATGAGCCTCGTGACCACCGCCGCGCGCCGCGTCGAGATGGCCAATCTGATGGCCGAGAGCCCGCGCGACTGGGTCTTGCGGCTCTCCTCGAGCCCCGAATTTCTCGATGTCGACCCGGAGGTCGCGGTGCGCCTCGACGGCTCGGGGCGGGTGCTCGGCTATACCAGCGCCGCGCGGCGGCTGTTCCCCGAGGGCGGCGCGATCCTCGGCCACCGCATCGACGAGGTGCTCGGCGTCAGCGTCGATGACCTGCCCGATCTGATGCGCGACCGCCCCACCGAGGAGCGCGTGATCGAAACCCGCGACGGCGGCGCGCTCTTTGGTCATGCGATCGCGCCGAAGGCGCCGCGCCAGGCTTTGCCGCGGATGCGCTCGGGCGGCGCGCTCGCGGGGCTCTCGGGCGGCGATCCGGCGATGGCGCGGCTGCTCGATCAGGCCGAGCGGCTCGCGCCCGGCACGGTGCCGCTGCTGATCGCGGGGGAGACCGGCACCGGCAAGACCCGCCTCGCGCGCGCCATCCACATGACCAGCAAGGCGCAGGGCTTTCTCAGCCTCGATTGCGCCGGGCTGAGCGCGGCGGCGCTGGGCGCGGCCTGTCAGGCGCTGGCGGGGCCGAGCACGCTCCTGCTGCGCCGGATCGAGGATCTCGCCCCCGAGACCGCCACCGCGCTCGCCGGGCTGCTCGACCGTCAGCCCGATCTGCGCCCGCTCTCCACCTGTTGCCTCGAGCCCGCGCGGGTGGCGCTGCCGCGGACGCTGTTTCACCGGCTCGCGGGGGCGGTGCTCAGCGTGCCGCCCTTGCGGATGCGGCGCGATCTGGGCTGGCTGATGGAGCGCCACCTGCGCCGCCACGCCGCCGATGCGGTCCGCCTCTCGCCCTCGGCGCGGGCCGAGCTGATGGCGCGCAGCTGGCCGGGCAATATCCGCGAGCTCGAGCAGGTGCTCGATGTCGCCGCGGCGCTGTGCGACGGGCCGGTGATCGACCTGCATGACCTGCCCGCGCCGGTCGCGCCCAGCCCCTTGGCGCCCGGGCCCTTGGCGTCTGGCCCCCTGGCGCCGCCGGCCGCTGCGGCGGGCGAGTCGCTCGAACAGGTGCTCGCCGCCTGCGAGTGGAACATGGCGCGCGCCGCCCGCCGGCTCGGGGTCAACCGCTCGACGATCCTGCGCCGGATCCGCGCCGCCGGGTTGCAGCCGCCCGGCTGA